A genomic region of bacterium contains the following coding sequences:
- a CDS encoding trimethylamine methyltransferase family protein, which translates to MKKLTETQVRQIKVAAEDLLEDVGFSVTHREIQRCARKVGAYVDKTCGRIQLPRTLLRELLTHVPSRYTIRGLTGSEATVGDGTPRGLAIVTDPWILDYNTGRLRRPRLEDVRRHTIIARKLACIDSISRMDFPVVDVDGPASSWRALEEHLLHHTKHYMVMPADIGSFERWLDIGRILLRGAELKGSGLLSVGVAVVSPLVLNDLNAELLIRACGHGFAVVPTVCPMAGTTSPYSMAATLAQGNAECIFIAALAQMLNPGNPVLHTFGPSVTDMQSGYDRYYTLDKALWKMAGVQIGHAYGMPAAAECGGTMAGRYDLQSGAEGMLFMKAAHDSGADVLSGFGSCCNAVGMSAEMMLIQTAWLEAARYLGQGIGFDDFNQGLHSLTTTCPGGNYLTDELTLKNLRSCEFFSHRLFDYAGCGSGSGSMLARAHEMAEDMASETESPVPGDIQENLRRYFHDLYRSMGA; encoded by the coding sequence ATGAAAAAACTCACTGAAACCCAGGTGCGGCAGATCAAGGTGGCTGCGGAAGACCTCCTCGAAGATGTGGGATTTTCAGTCACTCACCGCGAAATCCAGCGCTGTGCACGGAAAGTCGGAGCGTATGTCGATAAGACGTGCGGCAGGATACAACTGCCACGGACGCTCCTGAGAGAGCTCCTCACCCATGTGCCTTCCCGTTACACCATCAGGGGATTGACGGGCAGCGAGGCAACAGTCGGAGACGGGACACCCCGCGGCCTTGCGATTGTCACCGATCCATGGATACTCGATTACAACACCGGACGTCTCCGGCGCCCCCGTCTGGAGGATGTGCGGCGACATACCATCATTGCCCGGAAACTCGCCTGTATCGATTCGATAAGCCGTATGGATTTCCCCGTCGTCGATGTCGATGGTCCCGCTTCATCGTGGCGGGCGCTCGAAGAACACCTCCTCCATCACACGAAGCACTACATGGTTATGCCCGCCGATATCGGGAGCTTTGAACGGTGGCTCGATATCGGGCGGATTCTTCTCCGTGGTGCAGAGCTCAAAGGGAGCGGGCTCCTGTCGGTCGGAGTCGCGGTTGTTTCCCCGCTTGTTCTCAATGACCTCAATGCCGAGCTCCTTATCCGGGCGTGCGGGCACGGTTTTGCCGTGGTTCCAACAGTCTGCCCCATGGCGGGAACGACATCACCGTACAGTATGGCGGCAACCCTCGCTCAGGGAAACGCCGAATGCATTTTCATTGCGGCGCTCGCTCAGATGCTCAATCCCGGCAACCCGGTTCTCCACACCTTCGGCCCGTCTGTCACCGATATGCAGTCCGGATATGACCGGTACTATACTCTTGACAAAGCGCTGTGGAAAATGGCCGGTGTTCAGATCGGACATGCGTACGGTATGCCCGCTGCCGCCGAATGCGGCGGTACGATGGCGGGACGATATGACCTCCAGAGCGGCGCGGAAGGAATGCTCTTCATGAAGGCTGCGCATGATTCGGGCGCCGATGTTCTCTCCGGGTTCGGTTCCTGCTGTAACGCGGTCGGCATGTCTGCGGAAATGATGCTTATCCAGACCGCCTGGCTCGAAGCGGCACGGTATCTCGGGCAGGGAATAGGATTTGACGATTTCAATCAGGGGCTGCATAGTTTAACAACCACCTGTCCCGGTGGGAATTATCTCACCGATGAGCTCACGCTGAAAAATTTACGGTCCTGCGAGTTCTTTTCGCACAGGCTGTTCGATTACGCCGGATGCGGGAGCGGGAGCGGCTCCATGCTCGCACGGGCGCATGAGATGGCAGAAGACATGGCGAGCGAGACCGAATCGCCTGTTCCGGGAGATATTCAGGAAAACCTGAGACGTTATTTTCACGATTTATACAGATCGATGGGAGCGTGA
- a CDS encoding glycoside hydrolase, with product MKRYCRSISAFYALGMFLGMCASGLLSAETPVFRETRVIGNVENIVAVDNVCAWPNLTLMPDGTIIATIFNRPSHGQEEGNAVCYASSDGGRTWKYVGTPAPNDPGTNRMNLAAGLGNDGSLVVLVSGWGGKDFREYILPVAVCRSGDGGKTWDRNGSFTLPEGETCLIPFGDIVRLGGKTLAATAYGYLNRQSKPVYLLYSYDDGRTWGDAVPMGRFGNGPGEWNDFNETAVLRIRPDRWLAAPRTNRVGDLQLIVSADEGRTWSIPEALKGGGLTRRSEHPAHLLRLNDGRILLTYGVRWGVHGTCARVSDDEGKTWGEPMMIVYYGGGDGGYPASVQLGDGTIVTAYYCDANKNHPRYHMGVARWKLP from the coding sequence ATGAAACGGTACTGTCGAAGTATTTCCGCGTTTTACGCGCTCGGTATGTTTCTGGGGATGTGCGCGAGTGGTTTATTGTCTGCCGAGACGCCGGTTTTCCGGGAAACCAGGGTTATCGGGAATGTGGAGAACATCGTCGCCGTGGACAATGTCTGCGCCTGGCCGAACCTGACTCTCATGCCTGATGGAACGATTATCGCGACAATCTTCAACAGGCCCTCCCACGGCCAGGAGGAAGGTAACGCCGTGTGTTATGCGAGTTCGGACGGTGGCAGGACATGGAAGTATGTCGGGACACCGGCGCCCAACGATCCCGGCACGAACCGCATGAACCTCGCGGCAGGTCTCGGTAATGACGGCTCGCTTGTCGTTCTCGTATCGGGATGGGGCGGCAAGGACTTCCGGGAATATATTCTCCCGGTCGCCGTGTGCCGTTCCGGCGATGGCGGTAAAACATGGGACAGGAACGGATCGTTCACGCTTCCCGAGGGTGAAACCTGCCTCATCCCCTTCGGCGACATTGTGCGGCTCGGCGGCAAAACCCTCGCTGCCACCGCGTACGGCTACCTGAACAGGCAGAGCAAGCCCGTCTATCTCCTCTACAGTTACGATGACGGGCGCACCTGGGGAGATGCCGTTCCGATGGGCAGGTTCGGCAACGGTCCCGGCGAATGGAACGACTTCAACGAGACCGCAGTCCTGAGAATCCGGCCCGACCGCTGGCTTGCCGCGCCGCGCACGAACAGAGTGGGCGATCTCCAGCTCATCGTGTCCGCAGACGAGGGCAGAACATGGAGCATCCCCGAAGCGCTGAAGGGCGGCGGCCTGACACGGCGAAGCGAACATCCCGCCCACCTGCTCCGTCTCAACGACGGGCGCATACTGCTCACATACGGTGTCCGGTGGGGCGTGCACGGCACCTGCGCGCGGGTAAGCGACGACGAGGGCAAAACATGGGGCGAGCCGATGATGATCGTGTACTACGGCGGCGGAGATGGCGGCTATCCGGCGAGCGTTCAACTCGGGGACGGCACCATAGTGACCGCATACTACTGCGATGCAAATAAAAATCACCCGCGCTACCACATGGGTGTGGCGCGCTGGAAACTGCCGTAG
- a CDS encoding aminotransferase class III-fold pyridoxal phosphate-dependent enzyme, producing the protein GAHLKFGVVPDIAVFAKALGNGHPVAAVIGTPEAMEGAHSSFISSTYWTESAGPAAALATVRAMMDTDVPGHIARVGAKVTGYWRESARRHGLPVVTGDGYPCLAHFRFDHEQSEELRTLYTQYMLERGFLAGTVIYPTMAHTDDVVESYGTAIDEVFGELASALKAGDVAARLKGPVAHSGFGRLT; encoded by the coding sequence GGGGCGCACACCTGAAATTCGGCGTCGTTCCCGACATCGCCGTGTTTGCAAAGGCTCTCGGCAACGGTCATCCTGTCGCAGCGGTCATCGGAACGCCGGAAGCCATGGAGGGCGCACATTCCTCCTTTATCAGCAGCACCTACTGGACCGAAAGCGCAGGACCCGCCGCCGCGCTCGCGACAGTCCGCGCGATGATGGACACCGATGTTCCCGGCCATATCGCCCGTGTGGGCGCGAAGGTGACCGGCTATTGGCGCGAATCGGCCCGCAGGCACGGTCTTCCGGTTGTTACAGGTGACGGCTACCCGTGCCTCGCCCATTTCAGGTTCGACCACGAACAATCCGAGGAACTGAGGACGCTGTACACCCAGTACATGCTTGAGAGAGGTTTTCTCGCGGGGACGGTCATTTATCCGACAATGGCCCATACCGATGATGTTGTCGAATCGTACGGCACCGCGATTGACGAGGTATTCGGCGAACTTGCCTCCGCGCTGAAGGCCGGAGATGTTGCCGCCCGTTTAAAAGGTCCGGTTGCGCACAGCGGATTCGGTCGGCTTACCTGA
- a CDS encoding glycoside hydrolase family 95 protein, with product MRKVFGIPVLAFCFLSILIHDITAQTEKGLSSVDPAGRAGLHPIVSDRPAVNFFEGAVLGNGGLGAIVTTRPDAVVIYFGHNDVWDIRLAENNKEKIGTFRELFEKVKAIPDTVSDLSSVPWFRDYLEIMAENYRKPYPRPFPCGSLVLWFDRREAELIGHRLSIDTGVCEINFLVDGRRVRFELFTDMTADRLWGRMVDDSGKPAASPFVSMSLAPDPETPKELPEYTSLKYDTRGLLSFRQILPFEEITETRPYKAHPKDRAFCLTAGIGRAFAHIPPSGDSETHPDGGPWIPGQASSTKTSEGLIDHTQPFFLCVQLDDGLASAVGLNSADMPSPDRARYDDAAKKSQVTWNEFWSRSGVVLDDDILERTWYHNLYFLRCSVRPGVTCPGLFANWSFRNIGTAWHGDYHMNYNTQQPFWVTFSSNHADLHLPYVDMVERTLLPVSKKWAREYYDMRGAFFPHSAYPVEMSIMPYPLPTWGWEVFETPWSVQSLWWHYTYTMDTEFLRKRAFPVIREAVLFLVDYMKRPEAHGSQWGDDKYHVFPSVPPELYGLQPGFDKNYDTIADLALTRFVFDAYLEACTILESGQEERELMSDVRDILAHFPDYPTARSQRGEVFVSVKGENPEVVYNVPVSLMTVFPGEEHGLHSSPEEYKIAVNTFNNQQNEGGNELVFLNVQAARLGILDLEKFKRQIEYCLIPNGTCIDKVLQIHGRYTNGTPYDWMGLMGNWFENFSLPLVIDECLLQSYNGELRLFPNWQKDKDAEFRTLRAVGAFLVSARMSGGSVQWIEITSEAGQPLTMISPWKKGAVCLRAQGKTVLTGERFTITTSTGERIIFKPNNI from the coding sequence ATGAGAAAAGTATTCGGTATTCCGGTTCTTGCTTTTTGTTTTCTGAGCATCCTGATACATGACATTACCGCCCAGACTGAAAAGGGCCTGTCGTCCGTCGATCCTGCCGGGCGTGCCGGACTCCATCCGATCGTTTCCGACCGTCCGGCGGTCAACTTTTTCGAGGGAGCAGTCCTCGGCAACGGCGGTCTCGGCGCAATCGTAACGACACGTCCCGATGCGGTGGTCATTTATTTCGGCCACAATGATGTGTGGGACATCCGGCTGGCGGAGAACAACAAGGAGAAGATCGGTACTTTCCGCGAACTTTTCGAAAAAGTGAAGGCCATACCCGATACGGTCTCCGATCTGTCGAGTGTACCCTGGTTCAGGGATTATCTCGAGATCATGGCGGAGAATTATCGCAAACCCTATCCGCGGCCGTTTCCCTGCGGCTCCCTTGTCCTCTGGTTCGACCGCCGTGAGGCGGAGCTCATAGGCCACCGGCTTTCAATCGACACAGGAGTGTGTGAGATTAACTTCCTCGTCGACGGCAGACGGGTCAGGTTCGAGCTCTTCACCGACATGACCGCCGACAGGCTCTGGGGCCGCATGGTCGACGATTCCGGGAAACCCGCAGCGTCGCCGTTTGTGTCGATGTCTCTCGCACCAGACCCGGAAACTCCTAAAGAACTGCCTGAATACACCTCGCTGAAGTATGATACCAGAGGTCTCCTTTCATTCCGCCAGATTCTCCCGTTCGAGGAGATAACCGAAACCAGACCGTACAAGGCGCACCCGAAAGACCGGGCGTTCTGCCTCACCGCAGGGATCGGAAGAGCCTTTGCTCATATCCCGCCATCAGGCGACAGCGAAACTCACCCGGACGGTGGCCCGTGGATTCCCGGACAGGCTTCATCGACAAAAACATCCGAAGGGTTAATCGATCATACACAGCCGTTTTTCCTGTGTGTCCAACTCGATGACGGCCTCGCGTCGGCGGTCGGGCTCAATTCGGCCGATATGCCCTCGCCCGATCGGGCGCGATACGACGATGCGGCGAAGAAATCACAGGTGACATGGAACGAATTCTGGAGCAGGTCGGGCGTCGTCCTCGACGATGACATCCTCGAACGGACATGGTATCACAACCTCTATTTCCTGAGGTGCTCCGTCCGCCCCGGCGTGACATGTCCGGGTCTTTTTGCAAACTGGAGCTTCAGGAATATCGGTACTGCGTGGCACGGTGACTACCACATGAACTACAACACCCAGCAGCCGTTCTGGGTGACGTTTTCGAGCAACCACGCCGACTTGCACCTTCCTTATGTGGATATGGTCGAGCGAACTCTTCTCCCGGTCAGCAAAAAATGGGCGCGGGAATACTACGACATGCGCGGGGCGTTTTTCCCCCATTCAGCCTATCCGGTCGAGATGAGCATCATGCCCTATCCGCTCCCGACATGGGGCTGGGAGGTGTTCGAAACCCCGTGGTCGGTGCAGAGCCTCTGGTGGCATTACACCTACACCATGGACACCGAATTTCTGAGGAAACGGGCGTTCCCGGTCATCAGGGAGGCGGTTCTTTTCCTCGTGGATTACATGAAACGCCCGGAAGCGCACGGTTCGCAGTGGGGTGATGACAAGTACCATGTGTTCCCGTCGGTTCCGCCGGAATTGTACGGTCTGCAGCCGGGATTCGACAAGAATTACGACACGATCGCCGACCTGGCTCTGACACGGTTTGTGTTCGACGCCTATCTGGAGGCATGCACAATTCTCGAATCCGGGCAGGAGGAACGGGAGCTCATGAGCGATGTCCGCGATATTCTTGCCCATTTCCCCGATTATCCGACCGCGCGGTCACAGCGGGGCGAAGTGTTCGTTTCGGTCAAGGGCGAGAACCCGGAAGTGGTCTACAATGTCCCCGTAAGCCTCATGACCGTGTTCCCCGGGGAAGAACACGGGCTTCACTCTTCGCCTGAAGAGTATAAAATCGCGGTGAACACGTTCAACAACCAGCAGAACGAGGGCGGCAATGAGCTCGTGTTCCTCAATGTCCAGGCGGCTCGGCTCGGAATTCTCGATCTGGAAAAGTTCAAACGTCAGATCGAATACTGCCTCATCCCGAACGGCACCTGCATCGACAAGGTGCTTCAGATTCACGGCCGCTACACCAACGGCACTCCTTATGACTGGATGGGACTGATGGGGAACTGGTTCGAGAACTTTTCACTGCCGCTCGTGATCGACGAATGCCTGCTCCAGAGCTATAACGGCGAGCTTCGCCTGTTCCCGAACTGGCAAAAGGATAAGGATGCCGAATTCAGAACGCTCCGTGCTGTCGGCGCATTCCTCGTGAGCGCCCGGATGAGCGGCGGCAGTGTTCAGTGGATTGAAATCACGAGCGAAGCCGGTCAGCCGCTGACCATGATATCACCGTGGAAAAAGGGCGCTGTTTGTCTGAGGGCACAGGGGAAAACCGTCCTCACCGGCGAACGCTTCACCATCACGACATCGACGGGGGAACGCATTATTTTCAAACCGAATAACATTTGA